AATAATACCCAGCCCTGTCATGCATGATATCCGTGGTGCGCAAGTAGTAAGCCTCGCCCGTGAAAAATCGTACCACATAAGCAAGCTGAAGAATCGCTGAGACAAGCATCGAATCCGAAAGCCCATAAACTTCATGCTGCTTTGCTGCGAAAGAGATGACCAGCAGGCCCCATGACATCATGCCGAATCTACAGTTGGTGAACATTTTCACATCCACCCCAAATAACCGGGGGTATAACTCCGTACCCCAAAAATAATCCAACACTGGGTAGCCGCTGCTGCCGGAGTCTGCTGTCGAAGGGAAGTACAAGCCTTTCAAACAGAGAAACAGGCAAAAAACCAAGCTAAACAAATTAAGCGCACCGAGCAGCCCGCCAAAGTTGTCGTAAAGAATTGCTAATGAATAAAGGCCGCAAAGGCTCCCGGCTATAAACAACCCATAGGTACAAACAAACGCCGCCACCCCATTCGCTTTATAAACCGGAACGTGCCCAGTGGGCGTCATCGGCCCAGAGACAGTTCTCCCCGGTAATACACGCATAAAGATGATTTGCACCACAGCATAAATTCCAAGGATGCTCCAAGCCATCGAGCTGCCGAAGAAATATGGTCGCCAGATGTTCCAAATCCCAGTGATTAGCCCTTGCTCAATCAGCTGAGAGCCGAGCGCGGTAATGGCCCCGTCTAAATGCACATTGGTATACCAAATCAAAATGGCAAAAGGCGAACAGCATAGGAGCAGAAGCAGAGGAATGATGGTCGTACGAATTAATGTGCGCATCTTAACGTGCACTTGAACCTGGAAAACCCGGGAGTGTATAAATTAGCGGAGAAGCTGAGGACGAAGTTGAGATAGACACAGTCGCTACAGTGGAATTGGAGTCTGCGTCTGGTGAATATGGGAAAAGCGATTCAGCTGCCGCTGGCATCGATGGGATAGAGCTGTCAGAGCTCACGAACCCGTGAGAACTGCTCAATGATACCGCTGGCAACCCCAGCAGTGGGATCGCACCTTCGGCCACTGAATCGGCAGGGTTGGGCGGAGATGTTGTAGCTGACTCAAGCTCGGGTCCTGCTAATAATTCGCCCGCTGCAGGTGAAAAATCACCAGCCATTAGAACCGTCGGCAAGAGGCAAAGCAGAGTCGCAAAAAATTTTGTCATAGGTTTCTCCGAGTAACTTTTCGTCCACTAAATTTGCGTGAGTAACCCTAAGCAAAGGCTCGTTGGCCATCGCTCTTTCGATGGCAAAACGTGCGCCCGGGTTTCGTGCCCAGCTTCTTCTGGCGATGCCGTTATTGACATCCCAAAATAGCATCGAGCGAAGTTTGGCATCTGCTTCATCCGATCCATCCAAAACTAAACCAAAGCCTCCATTCATTACTTCCCCGAAACCTACGCCGCCCCCATTGTGAAGGGATACCCAGGTTGCCCCGCGGAAGGCATCGCCGACGAAGTTTTGCACCGCCATATCCGCGGTAAAGCTTGATCCATCTTCGATGTTGGATGTTTCGCGATACGGTGAGTCTGTGCCTGAAACATCGTGATGATCCCGCCCCAAAACGATCGGCGCGGAAAGCCTGCCGTCCTTGATCGCCTGGTTAAAAGCTTGGGCGATTTGCATTCGGCCTTCAGCATCGGCATAGAGAATACGAGCTTTTGAACCGACTACCAGTTTATTTTGCTCGGCTTGCCGAATCCAAGTGAGGTTGTCTTGTAGCTGTGCGCTGATTTCTGCCGGAGCGGTTCTTAGGATACTTTCTAGAACTTCGGCTGCGATTAAATCAGTTTGACGCAGGTCTTCATCTCGCCCGGATGTGCACACCCAGCGAAACGGTCCAAACCCAAAATCGAAACACATCGGCCCCATAATATCTTGAACATACGAAGGGTAGCAAAAGCTTCCATCTGCTAACTGGATATCTGCTCCGGATCTGGATGCTTCCAGTAAAAAGGCGTTGCCGTAGTCGAAAAAATACATGCCTTGATCCGTCATTTTCCGGATGGCATTGGCATGACGTACAAGCGAATTTCGAACTTCACGCTCAAAGTTTTCTGGATCTTCAGCCATCATTTTTTGAGCCGTTTCCAAGCTCATGTCAGCTGGGTAGTAGCCACCAGCTAATGGATTGTGCAGTGAAGTTTGATCCGAGCCAAGATCGATTTTAATCTCATGCTTGGCAAGCGCCTCCCATAAATCGATAACGTTGCCTTGAAAGCCCAAAGAGATAGGTTTTTGGTCGGCTTTGGCAATTTTTAATCTGGCCAAAAGGGCGTCTAGGTCAGAAAATATTTCATCGATCCAACCTTGTGCATGTCGCTTTTGAATGGCTTTGGGATTCACTTCGGCGATGATAGCAATGGCTCCGGCAATGACTGCTGCTTTTCCCTGCGCACCTGACATGCCGCCAAGGCCAGAGGATACGAAAACTTTAATGCCATCGCCTCCGATTTTGCGACCGGCATTTAACAGCGTCAGCATGGTGCCATGCACGATGCCTTGCGGGCCGATATACATAAACGAGCCGGCTGTCATTTGGCCGTACTGGGTAACACCAAGAGCGGTGAATCGGTCCAGGTCATCGGGCTTTGAGTAGTTGGGAACCATCAGGCCGTTGGTCACCACCACACGCGGGGCGCCGGCATGAGAGGGAAATAAGCCCATGGGGTGGCCGGAATACATGACCAAGGTCTGCTCGTCGGTCATGGTTGCCAGATATTGCATGGTCAACAGGTATTGCGCCCAGTTTTGAAACACGCCGCCGTTTCCACCGTAGGTGATTAGCTCGTGCGGGTGCTGAGCAACTTTGGGATCCAGATTGTTTTGAATCATCAACATGATGGCAGCAGCCTGGCGCGATTGATGCGGATACTCATCAAGAGGTCTTGCACACATGTCATAGCTGGGGCGGAAACGATGCATGTAGATACGCCCAAAGTCTTTTAGTTCTTGAGCGAACTCAGGCATGAGCTGCGCATGGTGTTTTGGATCGAAGTAGCGCAGCGCATTTTGAATCGCTAAACGCTTTTCTTTGACGTTCAGAATATCTTTGCGCTTAGGCGCATGATTGATCGACCTATCTACGACCAGTGGTGCCGGCAGAGATGATGGGATTCCAGCGAGTATGCTATTTTTGAAGCTTAAATCTCGGTACATGACCGTTGTTTTTCACGGCAGCTTCAAATCGTCTAGGTCTACTCTGCCGAAAGCCAAGCGGTGTCTGGCTTCCCCTGTTTCAGCGATGTGAAAAAGGCTTCCCATTTAGACGAGATATCTTCCTGTCGAAGCATTTGCTGAGCGGTGATGCCTAAGGCATAAAAATCTCTTTCAATCAGATTACTGCTGGTTGGGTGGCCATAGCCAGGTGTGCCCTTCGGCAGGTATTGTTCCGAAATAAAAGGCGACCCCAATGGTTTGAAAAAGCGGGCTTCTCCCCAGTCAATGAGAGTCGCAGTGTTCTGTATATCTAGAAAGATGTTGGTAGGCTTTATATCTTGATGAGATATCCCACTGGCATGCGCAAATTGTAGAGCCTTCAAAACCTGGGATATCACCAGCTTTAGGCGCCCCGCAGGCAATGGCGTTAAAGGTGAGAGCGGTTGTCCTTCGAGAAGATCCATGGCTATTTTTAAACAGCCAGGAGTTAATGCATAGCCCAATAATTTTGGAATATGAGGATGCCCAGAGAGAGCGTTTAATGCGCGCACTTCTACCAGTAATCTGGCCGAGTAGTGTAGGTCATCGTTTGTATTGATAGATTTTCCTAGCTGCTGATGTAACACAGGAATAGTAGGTATTTCTTTTAAGGCAAAACTTGGGCCGTTTGATGGTTTTACAACATATACTGTACCCAGCCCGCCAGAGCCAATCCAGGTTGAACGCTCACCTTCGGGAATTGGCAGTGGTTTAATGAAAGGGCCAAAGCATCCTGCTATCGGGGTCCTGGCTGGAGAAATCTGTTCCATAAGTGGAGAGCCAAGCAGCCCCTGCCACCCTAGGGAGGGAGTTGTCGTAGAACTGTCCTCGGGCGGGCGCCAATCGAGGGATGATGGCGAGCAAGAGATCGAAGGAGAGGTCGGGGGACCTATCAAGTCTAGTACTGCGGGGTTGTCGTGTAGAATCCCTACATCATCGTGTAGTGAATCCTTGGAAATCTCTGCCACCAGAATTTCTAAAGGGCTGGTTGATTCTGTGGGAACCCGCTTTATCGGGGGGTCTAAAAGCCGCCAGAGATCTATAATCTTTTGTAGAGAAAAAAATGTTTGTGCCAGCTGCATCGTTCGCCTTATGGCGCGCTTACCGCTTTCGAATTGGTCAATTTCGAAACCTTTATAGCCCAATAAGTAAATAACACTGGGCGATATGTCCACCTCAGGCAGCTCTCTGAGAACGTTATAAGGCGCAATTCGTGGGACATGGTTAATAACTGGAACAAGAACACCGGTCTCTACTGTATCCAGCATCTGAATGCCCCCTACCAGTGCCAAGGTGGGTATAAAGTCAACATGAGGCGAGCTCGCGGCTTTTTGGATGGTGAAAAGCAGGGCATGGTGAACAGCAAAATAGTTCGCCAGCTCCGTGGTACCGCCTGCTATATGAGCTGTTGGAATATAAGCTTTAGCGAAACCAGCATGGAGCGATAGAATTAAGAGAAGACGAGTCATATTAGCCACCGCAGCCGTTTACCTCGATTCACTTGCGATGCAATGCCGTGAAGATTGCAAATGACTCTTTTAGTGTAATATAATGTAAACAATAGAGGTGGTAATATGTCTGGATTTGGTGTTGAACCGGCGGGAAGAGTTCGTGAGAACGTTCGACCGGCTGAAGCTGCTACAGTACGCCGTACGTCCGATGTATCTGATCTGCCTGCTGCGGACCCCAGAGAGGGAGGCAGTTTTGATATAAGTTCTCTGCGCGATAAAGTGCTAACCAAGGCAGAGATAAAAGAAGCTATCGCTCGTTCTAAAACAAAGTGGTTCTTTCAACGCAATCCCGTAAAAAAAGCGTTGGCGGAGTCGAATAAATATTTGGACAGCGTGCTAGGAGGAAGATCGGTCGCAGGCAGTGCGCTGCCCTTGTTTTATTCGCAGGAACAATTGGTTCGAAGGAACGCTACGGACGATACCGCTGTTCATATGGCGATTAAAAATGTGCCTGATTTGGCTCGAAAATTAATTGAACTTTTGCCTGCAGAACAGCTCATCATTAGCGGTGAGAATAAAAAGACGCCCCTTATGTTGGCTATAGAACATAAAGACACCCGTATCATGGAGCAACTTGTTTCTAAAACTAGGGCCCAAGGCTTGGACGCACAGGACAGCTTATTTAGGACAGCTCATGATTTGCTTAAGTTACAAGTTCAAGCTAGTCCGACTAACAAATTTTTGGAAAAAATGGCGGCACGGCTCGAGGCCTATGCTAAGCCAGCTAATCTTAATAACAGACGCATTCTTGGCAAGAAATATGCGCCGGGCTTAATTGAGAACTTGCCTTGGCTTTTACGTGCCGATGCCGCGGTCAAAACTGAGTTGGAATATGCAAGAAATTACGTGCAGCAGATTTTTGAAGGTAAGGAGCCAGTATCAGCAATCCCATTTTTCTTCTCGAAAGAGCTGTTGACGCAGGTGAATTCCGCAGGCGAAAATATACTCGTTGTTGCTAAAAGGCTAGGTTATAAAGAGTTGGCGGCTCACATATCTTCTTTAAGGGAAAGAGATCTAACCTTAAGTGAGATTGATGCTCAGTTGGAGGCGTTAGGCAAGCTACCAATGGATGATGAACGAGCTTCTCGGGGGATTGCTGAGTTGCAACGCGCCAAAGCCCGCTTGCAATCAGCCCAGTAGGATAGGAATCTAATTTTAATGGCGAGGGTTTGCACAGGCAAGCCCTATGCGTACATCTCCGACTTCAGTTTTTTCTCCCCGGTCTTTGTCATTGCCGAATGTACCTGAAATTGAGTCGCCTGTGCGGGTGGACAGGCGGGATAGTTTTCAACGTTCGCCCTTACCTGTGCCGCGAACGGCTCCGCCTGATATTTCAAAGCTGGAAGATATAGAAAAATATTACTCGATTAAAGGCGGTCTGAAGAAGTCAGATATTGACGATATTAATAAGAGCCTAAAAGCGAAGCAGTATTTTTCCTTTTTTGATACCGACTTACAGAACGCGTTGGCCAAATCTCGCAAGTTTCTCAAGGAGATGATGGCGGGTGAAAGGGACTTAAAGAATTTTCCGACCCTATTTTCAGAAGTAGATTTAAATACTTTGGGTACACCCGCTTTGGTTGCGGCCATCAAGCGCAATTTGACAAATGGGGTTAGGAAGTTGCTGGATAAGATGTCGCCCGAGCAAATTGAGGCAGGGCGGGTTGAAGGTCGGCCTTTGCTGCTCTGGGCGTTGACGCGACCTACCAACACATTTGCGAAGCTTTTAGTGACTCGCATGAATAACTTTGATGGCACTGGCATTTTAGATCATTTGCACAGTCGAGCAGATTTTGACGTAATTAGCGAAATACTTAAAAGGCCAGCCGGGCTAAAATCGGTTTTTACTTGGAGGGATGCACGTGGAAATTCGCTGTTAATAGAAGCCGTTAAGCGGGGAAACACAGAGCTTGCGCGCTTGATCCTGAACACCCCCGGCCTGCCTGAAGATCACGCTGGGCATTTAAATGCGGCGAATGAATCCGCATTGTGTTTGGCTTTGAGATACCACTACACCGAGCTTGCTAAGCTACTCATGGCAAAAATGACTTGGAGTCAAATTGTCTCCAAAAATCGAGCTGGGGTAGGTGCTCTGGATTTTGTACGCACGGCGCAAGATTTGGAGTTCTATTGGGAGCAAATACAGCTTCGTGGCATCACAGTTGTGGCTCATAGCATGTTTGAATGCCGCGACTTGAAAGGCAACAGTTTATTAATGCTGGCCGCGAAAATGGGTCATGGCCCTTTGGCAGACACGATTTTGGCATTGCCACAGCTCACACCGG
This sequence is a window from Myxococcota bacterium. Protein-coding genes within it:
- a CDS encoding 7-dehydrocholesterol reductase — its product is MRTLIRTTIIPLLLLLCCSPFAILIWYTNVHLDGAITALGSQLIEQGLITGIWNIWRPYFFGSSMAWSILGIYAVVQIIFMRVLPGRTVSGPMTPTGHVPVYKANGVAAFVCTYGLFIAGSLCGLYSLAILYDNFGGLLGALNLFSLVFCLFLCLKGLYFPSTADSGSSGYPVLDYFWGTELYPRLFGVDVKMFTNCRFGMMSWGLLVISFAAKQHEVYGLSDSMLVSAILQLAYVVRFFTGEAYYLRTTDIMHDRAGYYLCWGCLVWVPAVYTSPALFLVNHPNHLGLFWSAAILLGGLCVQLITLSADKQKERVRKTDGNCLVWGKPPKLIRTKTSLLLASGWWSVSRHFHYLPEITGTFLWTVPALFTHYLPYFYLTFLTILLLDRVYRQEKRCQAKYGDFWATYCKAVPQKLLPKVW
- a CDS encoding urocanate hydratase; translation: MYRDLSFKNSILAGIPSSLPAPLVVDRSINHAPKRKDILNVKEKRLAIQNALRYFDPKHHAQLMPEFAQELKDFGRIYMHRFRPSYDMCARPLDEYPHQSRQAAAIMLMIQNNLDPKVAQHPHELITYGGNGGVFQNWAQYLLTMQYLATMTDEQTLVMYSGHPMGLFPSHAGAPRVVVTNGLMVPNYSKPDDLDRFTALGVTQYGQMTAGSFMYIGPQGIVHGTMLTLLNAGRKIGGDGIKVFVSSGLGGMSGAQGKAAVIAGAIAIIAEVNPKAIQKRHAQGWIDEIFSDLDALLARLKIAKADQKPISLGFQGNVIDLWEALAKHEIKIDLGSDQTSLHNPLAGGYYPADMSLETAQKMMAEDPENFEREVRNSLVRHANAIRKMTDQGMYFFDYGNAFLLEASRSGADIQLADGSFCYPSYVQDIMGPMCFDFGFGPFRWVCTSGRDEDLRQTDLIAAEVLESILRTAPAEISAQLQDNLTWIRQAEQNKLVVGSKARILYADAEGRMQIAQAFNQAIKDGRLSAPIVLGRDHHDVSGTDSPYRETSNIEDGSSFTADMAVQNFVGDAFRGATWVSLHNGGGVGFGEVMNGGFGLVLDGSDEADAKLRSMLFWDVNNGIARRSWARNPGARFAIERAMANEPLLRVTHANLVDEKLLGETYDKIFCDSALPLADGSNGW